The Thunnus thynnus chromosome 24, fThuThy2.1, whole genome shotgun sequence genome window below encodes:
- the nfkbiz gene encoding NF-kappa-B inhibitor zeta, with the protein MLDQTRSETRGSQFLSAGINSGSNGFFITDPRPPGAVHKKNTVKELLMISRQKRNYLQDDNSEHKCKSPKFEASDTTFHVLSPPAPVNPNITTHFPPAAPENCHITPQHMQHAALQGQMAPTGEVKMTLFQWQIQQEAQRVEGLSPELMNMQDADGDTFLHIAVAQGKRALVYVLAAKMARSGSLDMKEHNGQTPLQIAAATNQHLIVQDLLLQGAEINTRDLWGRSPLHVCAEKGHFLSLQSIWRTMLGSGRPIDIDMFNYDGLTPLHAAVLSHNAVVKELRSLENTCSHMAVDLAQRRQMYVQCTKTLLLMGASFGMKDQKSGRTCLHIASEEANVELLNIFLEQPSSLTVVNVKTFSGNTVLHIVSSLQNHKTQVEAVKLLMRKGADPGARNFENELPSQLVPEGPIGEKVRQILKGKSVHA; encoded by the exons ATGTTGGATCAAACTCGCAGTGAGACCAGAGGAAGCCAGTTTCTGTCAGCAGGGATCAACTCCGGCAGTAATG gctTTTTTATCACTGATCCCAGGCCACCAGGAGCGGTGCACAAGAAGAACACGGTGAAGGAGCTGCTTATGATAAGCCGCCAG AAAAGGAACTACTTGCAGGATGACAACTCAGAGCATAAATGTAAATCACCCAAATTTGAAGCCTCTGACACAACTTTTCATGTGTTGAGTCCTCCAGCACCAGTGAACCCCAATATCACTACTCATTTCCCCCCTGCTGCACCTGAAAACTGCCACATCACCCCACAACATATGCAACATGCAGCTCTGCAGGGACAAATGGCTCCGACTGGTGAAGTCAAAATGACTTTGTTTCAATGGCAAATACAACAAGAGGCACAGAGAGTTGAAGGACTTTCTCCTGAGCTGATGAACATGCAAGATGCAGATGGTGACAC ATTTCTTCACATAGCAGTGGCACAAGGTAAAAGGGCTCTGGTATATGTGCTCGCTGCAAAAATGGCGAGAAGTGGCTCACTGGACATGAAAGAGCACAACGGGCAG acaccactTCAGATAGCAGCTGCCACCAATCAGCACTTAATTGTCCAAGACCTGCTGCTGCAAGGAGCAGAAATCAACACAAGAGACCTCTGGGGCCGCTCtcctttgcatgtgtgtgctgagAAAGGCCATTTTCTTAGTCTTCAG AGCATCTGGAGGACAATGTTAGGAAGTGGGCGACCAATTGATATAGACATGTTCAATTATGATG GTTTAACGCCGCTTCATGCAGCTGTCTTGTCTCACAATGCTGTCGTAAAAGAGCTGAGGAGTCTGGAAAATACTTGTTCACATATGGCAGTGGACCTGGCACAGAGGAGACAGATGTACGTTCAGTGTACTAAGACTCTGCTGCTCATGGGAGCCTCTTTTGGGATGAAG GATCAGAAAAGTGGGCGGACGTGTCTTCACATAGCTTCAGAAGAGGCAAATGTGGAGCTATTGAATATTTTCCTTGAACAGCCATCGTCACTGACTGTTGTGAATGTTAAG ACGTTCAGTGGAAACACGGTCCTGCATATTGTCAGCTccttgcaaaatcataaaactcAGGTGGAAGCCGTGAAGCTGCTGA